In a genomic window of Mycolicibacillus parakoreensis:
- a CDS encoding CPBP family intramembrane glutamic endopeptidase, producing the protein MPEHDAGVAAAPNPLFAQLTALNQVWVYVDIAVVVVVLALTNLIAHFTTTWAGIATVPIAAVGLVLLIRARGLGWAELGLGREHWRSGAGYALAAVAIVLSVIVVGAALPWTRTMFLNNHYATVSGALVASMIIIPLQTVIPEELAFRGVLHGALDRAWGFRGVAAAGSLLFGLWHIATSLGLTSSNVGFTRLFGGGVLGMLAGVVLAVLATGAAGFVFTWLRRRSGSLIAPIALHWSLNGMGALAAALVWHLST; encoded by the coding sequence ATGCCCGAACACGACGCCGGGGTGGCGGCCGCCCCGAATCCGTTGTTCGCGCAGCTCACCGCGTTGAACCAGGTGTGGGTCTACGTCGACATCGCCGTCGTCGTGGTGGTGTTGGCACTGACCAACCTGATCGCGCATTTCACCACCACCTGGGCCGGGATCGCCACGGTTCCGATCGCGGCGGTGGGGCTGGTGCTGTTGATCCGGGCGCGGGGCCTGGGCTGGGCCGAACTCGGGCTGGGCCGCGAACACTGGCGGTCGGGGGCCGGCTATGCGCTCGCCGCGGTGGCCATCGTGTTGTCGGTGATCGTGGTCGGTGCGGCGCTGCCGTGGACGCGCACCATGTTCCTGAACAACCACTACGCCACCGTGTCGGGCGCGCTGGTGGCCTCGATGATCATCATCCCGCTGCAGACGGTGATTCCCGAGGAGCTCGCGTTCCGGGGGGTGCTGCACGGGGCGCTGGATCGGGCCTGGGGGTTCCGCGGGGTCGCGGCGGCCGGCTCGCTGCTGTTCGGGCTGTGGCACATCGCCACCTCACTGGGGTTGACCAGCAGCAACGTCGGGTTCACCCGGTTGTTCGGCGGCGGTGTGCTCGGCATGCTGGCCGGGGTGGTGCTCGCGGTGCTGGCCACCGGGGCCGCCGGGTTCGTGTTCACCTGGCTGCGTCGCCGCAGCGGCAGCCTGATCGCCCCGATCGCGCTGCACTGGTCGCTCAACGGCATGGGGGCGTTGGCCGCCGCGCTGGTGTGGCACCTGTCCACCTGA
- a CDS encoding acetyl-CoA acetyltransferase, protein MAVNPQTPVLVGYGQINHHHTDPVEPVELMVAAARRAGAPALLEAVDTVRVVNLLSAQYRDPGLLLAQRLGLDEVRTGYTGVGGNTPQTLLNRTCHDIQHGRAGVVLLAGGETWRTRTRLRAAGGKLSWTHQDDTVAPAARTDQDVPMAGPAEERIRLDRPAYVYPLFEQALRGAAGVGIEEHRGRLGALWARFAAVAAQNPHAWIREPVAAEQIWRPGRDNRMISWPYTKLMNSNNMVDQAAALILTSVQTAIRLQIPTERWVFPYTGTEAHDTYAISERAELHRSPAIRIGAARALQRAGLGVDDVDYLDLYSCFPSAVQVAAAEIGLGLDDPGRPLTVTGGLTFAGGPWNNYVMHAIATMAERLVAHPGSRGLVTANGGYLTKHSFGVYGTEPPSSPFTWEDVQPEVDAEPGCTAAVQWEGTGTVEAWTVPYDRDGNPAKAFVSVRTPDRRRTLAWIDDPAAAADTVDTDITGAAVTVHADGTAALA, encoded by the coding sequence ATGGCCGTCAATCCCCAGACCCCGGTGCTGGTCGGCTACGGCCAGATCAACCACCACCACACCGACCCGGTCGAACCGGTCGAGCTGATGGTGGCCGCCGCCCGCCGCGCCGGGGCGCCGGCCCTGCTGGAGGCCGTCGACACCGTGCGGGTGGTCAACCTGCTCTCGGCGCAGTACCGCGACCCCGGTCTGCTGCTCGCACAGCGCCTCGGGCTCGACGAGGTGCGCACCGGCTACACCGGTGTCGGCGGCAACACGCCCCAGACGCTGCTCAACCGCACCTGCCACGACATCCAGCACGGCCGCGCGGGGGTGGTGCTGCTCGCCGGCGGGGAGACCTGGCGCACCCGCACCCGGTTGCGGGCCGCCGGCGGGAAGCTGAGCTGGACCCACCAGGACGACACGGTCGCACCGGCTGCGCGCACCGACCAGGACGTGCCGATGGCCGGCCCGGCCGAGGAACGGATCCGGCTGGATCGCCCCGCCTACGTGTATCCGTTGTTCGAGCAGGCACTGCGCGGCGCCGCCGGTGTCGGCATCGAGGAGCACCGCGGTCGCCTCGGCGCGCTGTGGGCACGGTTCGCCGCGGTCGCCGCGCAGAACCCGCACGCCTGGATCCGGGAACCGGTCGCCGCCGAACAGATCTGGCGGCCGGGCCGCGACAACAGGATGATCAGCTGGCCCTACACCAAACTGATGAACTCCAACAACATGGTGGACCAGGCGGCGGCGCTGATCCTGACGTCGGTGCAGACCGCGATCCGGCTGCAGATCCCCACCGAGCGGTGGGTGTTCCCCTACACCGGCACCGAGGCGCACGACACCTACGCGATCAGCGAGCGCGCCGAGTTGCACCGCTCACCGGCGATCCGAATCGGGGCGGCCCGCGCGCTGCAGCGGGCCGGGCTCGGGGTCGACGACGTCGACTACCTCGACCTGTACTCCTGCTTCCCGTCGGCGGTGCAGGTGGCGGCCGCCGAGATCGGGCTGGGCCTCGACGATCCGGGCCGCCCGCTCACCGTCACCGGCGGGCTGACCTTCGCCGGCGGGCCGTGGAACAACTACGTCATGCACGCGATCGCGACGATGGCCGAGCGGCTCGTCGCCCACCCCGGCAGCCGCGGGCTGGTCACCGCCAACGGCGGCTACCTGACCAAACACAGTTTCGGGGTGTACGGCACCGAGCCACCGTCGTCCCCGTTCACCTGGGAGGACGTGCAACCGGAGGTCGACGCCGAGCCGGGGTGCACCGCGGCGGTGCAGTGGGAGGGCACCGGCACCGTCGAGGCGTGGACCGTGCCCTACGACCGGGACGGCAACCCGGCCAAGGCGTTTGTGTCCGTGCGCACCCCGGACCGGCGGCGCACCCTGGCCTGGATCGATGACCCGGCCGCGGCCGCCGACACCGTGGACACCGACATCACCGGCGCGGCGGTCACCGTGCACGCCGACGGCACCGCGGCCCTCGCTTAA
- a CDS encoding glucose 1-dehydrogenase, which produces MGRVDDKVALITGGAQGMGAAHARALVAEGARVVIGDILDDRGEELAAELGEAARYVHLDVAQADQWDAAVATALKEFGALTVLVNNAGIVAVGKIGKFDMTQWQRVIDVNLTGTFLGMQAVVDPMKTAGGGSIINVSSIEGLRGAPMVHPYVASKWAVRGLAKSAAIELGRYNIRVNSLHPGFIKTPMTEHFPDDMVTAPLGRPGQSEEVAAFVVFLASDESSFATGSEFVADGGLVTDVPHKNVL; this is translated from the coding sequence ATGGGACGCGTCGACGACAAAGTTGCACTCATCACCGGTGGCGCGCAGGGCATGGGTGCCGCCCACGCCCGTGCCCTCGTCGCCGAAGGTGCCAGGGTCGTCATCGGCGACATCCTCGATGACCGAGGCGAGGAGCTGGCAGCCGAACTCGGCGAGGCTGCGCGCTACGTTCATCTCGACGTCGCCCAGGCCGACCAGTGGGACGCTGCGGTCGCCACCGCGCTGAAGGAGTTCGGCGCGCTCACCGTGTTGGTGAACAACGCCGGTATCGTCGCGGTGGGCAAGATCGGGAAGTTCGATATGACCCAGTGGCAGCGCGTCATCGACGTCAATCTGACCGGCACCTTCCTGGGCATGCAGGCCGTCGTCGACCCGATGAAGACCGCGGGCGGCGGCTCGATCATCAACGTGTCCTCCATCGAGGGGCTGCGCGGTGCGCCGATGGTCCACCCGTACGTGGCGTCGAAGTGGGCGGTGCGGGGCCTGGCCAAATCTGCCGCTATCGAACTGGGCAGGTACAACATCCGGGTCAATTCCCTGCACCCCGGCTTCATCAAGACCCCGATGACCGAGCATTTCCCCGACGACATGGTCACCGCGCCGCTGGGGCGTCCCGGCCAATCCGAGGAGGTGGCGGCGTTCGTGGTTTTCCTGGCCAGTGACGAGTCGTCGTTCGCCACCGGCAGCGAGTTCGTCGCCGACGGCGGACTGGTCACCGACGTGCCCCACAAGAACGTGCTCTGA
- a CDS encoding SDR family NAD(P)-dependent oxidoreductase, with protein sequence MGALDGKVAIVTGTSRGVGVGIAHELLRAGATVVGCSRTPLDAIPGVEQSPGWAQRSAQLVCDQGDYRAIDTTVQQVVDEYGRIDILVNNAGGTVPAPHADDIPELVQKIQGAPRSGDDYERTVLFHAFAIQMNLTSPLWFAVRVYRQMRRQDGTGCIINISSGASHSAGSPTLVSYGAAKAGLNHMTRSLAEEWGPHARVNALALGPHITDNFRSFVLPDDDPTGTEYFAKIPLGRGGEPDEVGRTCVFLAAGGADFINGTTIEIDGGMMPGVLYEAGLKTITDLL encoded by the coding sequence ATGGGTGCACTAGACGGCAAGGTCGCGATCGTCACCGGTACCAGCCGCGGCGTCGGCGTCGGCATCGCGCACGAACTGCTGCGTGCGGGCGCCACGGTGGTCGGCTGTTCGCGCACACCGCTGGATGCGATCCCCGGCGTAGAGCAGAGTCCCGGCTGGGCGCAACGCTCGGCTCAGTTGGTGTGCGACCAAGGCGATTACCGTGCGATCGATACCACGGTCCAGCAGGTGGTCGACGAGTACGGCCGCATCGACATACTGGTCAACAACGCCGGTGGCACGGTCCCGGCACCCCATGCCGACGACATCCCCGAACTGGTGCAAAAGATCCAGGGGGCACCGCGCAGCGGTGACGATTACGAACGCACGGTGTTGTTCCACGCCTTCGCGATCCAGATGAATCTCACCAGTCCGCTGTGGTTCGCCGTGCGGGTCTACCGACAGATGAGGCGGCAGGATGGGACGGGCTGCATCATCAACATTTCCAGCGGAGCATCCCATAGTGCCGGCTCCCCCACCCTGGTCTCCTACGGCGCGGCCAAGGCCGGGCTGAATCACATGACCCGATCGTTGGCCGAGGAGTGGGGCCCGCACGCCCGGGTCAACGCCCTGGCTCTCGGTCCGCACATCACCGACAACTTCCGTTCGTTCGTGCTGCCCGACGACGACCCGACCGGCACCGAGTACTTCGCGAAAATCCCGTTGGGCCGCGGAGGCGAACCCGACGAGGTCGGCCGTACCTGTGTCTTCCTGGCCGCCGGTGGCGCCGACTTCATCAACGGCACCACGATCGAGATCGACGGCGGCATGATGCCCGGCGTGCTCTACGAAGCGGGGCTGAAGACCATCACCGACCTGTTGTGA
- a CDS encoding CaiB/BaiF CoA transferase family protein, with the protein MLLEAVRVLEVAESDGAAAVSRLFADLGADVLKVEPPGGSADRTERPTVAGVSIPFAVHNANKRGVALDPRDPADRRRFAELAATADVLVDSGRPGRAAQYGASAAELVRRHRQLVAVTLTPFGATGPRAHWQATDAVFYALSGALSRSGPTAGTPVLPPAGIASSTAALQACWATLVAYYHRLGCGVGDFLDFSRFDAVATGLDPVFGTHGQTAAARRGPQRWRGRPKNQDAYPIFACADGHVRICVMSPRQWHGLRAWLGEPARFQSAEFDRIGARFAAWPQIAELVADLFAAHTMAELVDAGQAHRVPIAAVLSPAQVLTADHFTAVGAISDTELAPGLTVPAPVGYFRVDGRRAGWRTPAPTPTSGGIDWAAPTPTDTSAHTTDATEPKGPEDATGYPFAGLRVIDLGIIVAGGETSRLFADLGAQVIKVESRDHPDGLRQARPGQPMSESFAWAHRNSLGLGLDLRRADGAALFARLVADADVLLANFKPGTLAGLGFDASRLRALNPNLVVAESSAFGDTGPWSGRMGYGPLVRATTGVTQLWTAPDGAAPADRHPFYDATTIFPDHVAGRVTAIGALAALIDRRRGGGGHRVHVAQTEIAINQLAPHFVAAGAGTAATVEAATGVDVVCAAAGDDEWCVISVRSDADWQRLATLIGRPELADDARFTGAARPAHREALTDTLTAWTRDRDPLTAATAVQRAGLAAAPMNRPPDVAEDPQLRHRAVFTEMPHPLFDHPLPAETGPAPFHHIPPAPQRPAPQPGQHTRQICTTVLGLTDAEIDRLLTDGALFAADPAEIRSPSRADEVG; encoded by the coding sequence ATGTTGCTCGAAGCGGTGCGGGTGCTCGAGGTGGCCGAGAGCGACGGCGCCGCGGCGGTGTCCCGGCTGTTCGCCGACCTCGGCGCCGACGTGCTCAAGGTGGAGCCGCCCGGCGGCAGCGCCGATCGCACCGAGCGGCCCACCGTGGCCGGGGTGAGTATCCCGTTCGCGGTGCACAACGCCAACAAGCGCGGTGTCGCCCTGGATCCGCGGGATCCGGCCGATCGGCGCCGGTTCGCCGAGTTGGCCGCCACCGCCGACGTCCTGGTCGACAGCGGGCGGCCCGGGCGCGCGGCGCAGTACGGGGCCTCGGCCGCCGAGCTTGTGCGCCGCCACCGACAGCTGGTGGCGGTGACGTTGACCCCGTTCGGCGCGACCGGGCCACGGGCGCACTGGCAGGCGACCGACGCGGTGTTCTACGCGCTGTCGGGGGCGTTGTCGCGATCGGGACCCACCGCCGGCACCCCGGTGCTGCCGCCCGCCGGGATCGCCTCGTCCACCGCGGCCCTGCAGGCCTGTTGGGCGACCCTGGTCGCCTACTATCACCGGTTGGGTTGCGGGGTCGGGGACTTCCTCGATTTCTCCCGTTTCGACGCGGTGGCGACCGGCCTGGATCCGGTGTTCGGCACCCACGGTCAGACCGCGGCCGCCCGACGCGGTCCACAGCGGTGGCGCGGCCGACCGAAAAACCAAGACGCCTACCCGATCTTCGCGTGCGCCGACGGTCATGTGCGGATCTGTGTGATGTCGCCGCGCCAGTGGCACGGTTTGCGTGCCTGGCTCGGGGAGCCCGCGCGGTTTCAGAGCGCCGAGTTCGACCGGATCGGCGCCCGGTTCGCCGCCTGGCCGCAGATCGCGGAGTTGGTCGCCGATCTGTTCGCCGCCCACACGATGGCCGAACTGGTCGACGCCGGGCAGGCCCACCGGGTGCCGATCGCGGCGGTGTTGAGCCCCGCCCAGGTGCTCACCGCCGACCATTTCACCGCGGTCGGCGCGATCAGCGACACCGAACTCGCGCCGGGTCTGACGGTCCCGGCGCCGGTCGGCTATTTCCGCGTCGACGGACGCCGCGCCGGCTGGCGCACCCCGGCACCGACTCCCACCAGCGGCGGGATCGACTGGGCCGCACCGACACCGACCGACACATCGGCGCACACCACGGACGCCACAGAGCCCAAGGGCCCCGAGGACGCCACCGGCTATCCGTTCGCCGGGCTGCGTGTGATCGACCTGGGCATCATCGTGGCCGGCGGCGAGACGAGCCGCCTGTTCGCCGACCTGGGTGCGCAGGTCATCAAGGTGGAGAGCCGCGATCATCCCGACGGGCTGCGCCAGGCCCGCCCCGGCCAGCCGATGAGCGAGTCGTTCGCCTGGGCGCACCGCAACAGTCTCGGGCTGGGCCTGGATCTGCGCCGCGCCGACGGTGCGGCGCTGTTCGCCCGGTTGGTCGCCGACGCCGACGTGCTGCTGGCCAACTTCAAACCCGGCACGCTGGCGGGGCTGGGCTTCGACGCGTCGCGGCTGCGCGCGCTCAACCCGAACCTGGTGGTCGCCGAGAGCAGCGCGTTCGGCGACACCGGACCGTGGAGCGGGCGGATGGGCTACGGCCCGCTGGTGCGCGCCACCACCGGGGTCACCCAGCTGTGGACCGCCCCGGACGGCGCCGCACCGGCCGACCGACACCCGTTTTACGACGCGACGACGATCTTCCCCGACCACGTGGCCGGGCGCGTCACCGCGATCGGTGCGCTGGCCGCGCTGATCGACCGCCGCCGCGGCGGCGGTGGCCACCGAGTGCACGTCGCGCAGACCGAGATCGCGATCAACCAGCTGGCCCCCCACTTCGTGGCCGCCGGGGCCGGCACCGCGGCGACCGTCGAGGCGGCCACCGGCGTCGACGTGGTCTGCGCGGCCGCCGGCGACGACGAATGGTGCGTGATCTCGGTGCGCTCCGATGCCGACTGGCAGCGACTGGCCACGCTGATCGGCCGGCCCGAACTGGCCGACGACGCGCGTTTCACCGGTGCGGCGCGCCCGGCACACCGCGAGGCGCTCACCGACACGCTGACAGCGTGGACCCGCGACCGTGATCCGCTGACCGCGGCCACCGCCGTGCAGCGGGCCGGGCTGGCGGCCGCCCCGATGAACCGGCCCCCCGACGTCGCCGAGGATCCGCAGCTGCGCCACCGCGCGGTCTTCACCGAGATGCCCCACCCGCTGTTCGACCATCCGCTGCCGGCCGAGACCGGGCCGGCACCGTTTCATCACATTCCGCCGGCACCGCAACGCCCGGCGCCCCAACCCGGTCAACACACCCGGCAGATCTGCACGACCGTGCTGGGCCTGACCGACGCCGAGATCGATCGACTGCTGACCGACGGCGCGCTGTTCGCCGCCGACCCCGCCGAAATCCGATCCCCGTCCCGTGCCGACGAGGTGGGTTGA
- a CDS encoding TetR/AcrR family transcriptional regulator: MAARVAPRRPAHGNQARAERTRALAIDETVRCVLDEGIAAASAKHIAERAGMTWGVIQYHFGDRDGLLMAVVDQGFAELLDALGALGTPDAAMGTEQRVQQVVDAAWDAMSSATSRAAVEILIGTRATRGAGAAGHLDRLAQTFGELGRAVGADLDASQSSALGTLLLTNLRGLVATQLIMDRPVDTARERRTLVKVLGSYLDRHR; the protein is encoded by the coding sequence ATGGCTGCCCGAGTCGCCCCCCGCCGTCCCGCACACGGCAACCAGGCACGCGCCGAACGGACCCGCGCGCTGGCGATCGACGAGACGGTGCGCTGTGTGCTCGATGAGGGGATCGCCGCGGCCAGCGCCAAACACATCGCCGAGCGGGCCGGGATGACCTGGGGCGTCATCCAATACCATTTCGGTGATCGCGACGGGCTGCTGATGGCGGTGGTCGACCAGGGATTCGCCGAACTGCTGGACGCACTGGGCGCACTGGGCACACCCGACGCGGCGATGGGCACCGAGCAACGCGTGCAACAAGTGGTGGACGCCGCGTGGGATGCGATGTCGAGTGCCACATCGCGGGCCGCGGTCGAAATCCTGATCGGCACCCGCGCCACCCGGGGGGCGGGTGCGGCCGGCCACCTCGATCGCCTCGCACAGACCTTCGGCGAGCTGGGCCGGGCGGTCGGCGCCGACCTCGACGCCAGCCAAAGCAGCGCCCTGGGCACTCTGCTGTTGACCAACCTCCGCGGGTTGGTCGCCACCCAGCTGATCATGGACCGCCCCGTCGACACCGCCCGCGAGCGCCGCACGCTTGTCAAGGTCCTCGGCAGCTATCTCGACCGTCACCGCTGA
- a CDS encoding NAD(P)H-dependent amine dehydrogenase family protein translates to MGIPVALVGTGNCGRLALAQLIQDPRFDLVAVGVSTDDKVGKDAGELAGLDLTTGVTATKGLDAALAAKPTCLVYCAMGDTRPVEATRDVRAALAAGINVVGSAPGGLQFPWGGVPDKVITRVEDAARQGNSTVFITGVDPGFVTDLMPLALAGTCQRVEQIKTLEIADYASYDGAEVMFDVMGFGKPLDQPGLLFWPGYLGAAWGTAVRMLGAGLGVDIDDITEHYELEPAPQDIEVAAGLIAKGTTAAMRFEITGLVDDKPVVVVEHVTRVRGDLRPDWAQPAQPGGSYRVEITGEPSYSVDICPSSRHGDHNHSAILLAAGRIVNAIPDVVAAEPGIRTALDLPLVTGAGVYRPA, encoded by the coding sequence GTGGGCATTCCCGTTGCGCTGGTCGGCACCGGCAACTGCGGCAGGTTGGCCCTGGCCCAACTCATTCAGGATCCGCGCTTCGATCTGGTTGCCGTCGGTGTGTCCACCGACGACAAGGTCGGCAAGGATGCCGGGGAGCTGGCCGGGTTGGACCTCACGACCGGCGTCACCGCGACCAAGGGACTCGACGCGGCGCTGGCCGCCAAACCGACCTGCCTGGTCTACTGCGCCATGGGCGACACCCGGCCGGTCGAGGCGACCCGCGATGTGCGTGCTGCCCTGGCCGCCGGGATCAATGTGGTGGGTTCGGCTCCGGGCGGACTGCAGTTCCCGTGGGGCGGGGTGCCCGACAAGGTCATCACGCGCGTTGAAGATGCTGCCCGGCAAGGCAATTCGACGGTGTTCATCACCGGAGTGGACCCGGGGTTCGTCACCGATCTGATGCCGTTGGCGCTGGCGGGCACCTGTCAGCGCGTCGAACAGATCAAAACCCTGGAGATCGCCGACTACGCGTCCTACGACGGCGCGGAGGTGATGTTCGATGTGATGGGGTTCGGCAAACCGCTCGACCAGCCCGGCTTGCTGTTCTGGCCGGGCTACCTGGGCGCCGCGTGGGGGACGGCCGTGCGGATGTTGGGCGCGGGCCTCGGCGTCGACATCGACGACATCACCGAGCACTACGAACTCGAGCCGGCACCGCAGGACATCGAGGTCGCGGCGGGGCTGATCGCCAAGGGCACCACCGCGGCGATGCGGTTCGAGATCACCGGGCTGGTCGACGACAAGCCGGTGGTGGTCGTCGAGCATGTCACCCGGGTGCGTGGGGATCTGCGCCCCGACTGGGCGCAGCCCGCCCAGCCGGGCGGCTCCTACCGTGTCGAGATCACCGGCGAGCCGTCCTACAGTGTCGACATCTGTCCGTCGAGTCGCCACGGTGACCACAATCACTCGGCCATCCTGCTGGCCGCAGGACGCATCGTCAACGCGATCCCCGATGTCGTGGCCGCCGAGCCGGGTATCCGCACCGCCCTGGACCTTCCGCTGGTCACCGGCGCCGGCGTCTACCGCCCCGCGTAA
- a CDS encoding phosphoketolase family protein, whose product MREVSAVNSATESSSGPLSDEELARLDAYWRAANYLAVGQIYLLDNPLLRAPLEPAHIKPRLLGHWGTTPGLNLIYAHLNRIIRERDANLIYVTGPGHGGPALVANAYLEGTYSEIYTGAGQDTDGMRTLFRQFSFPGGIPSHTAAETPGSIHEGGELGYALVHAYGAAFDNPDLVVACVIGDGEAETGPLAAGWHSNKFLNPARDGAVLPILHLNGYKIANPTVLARIPAAELEALLTGYGYAPITVAGDDPATVHRELAAALDDAFDRIAAIQAAARRGGAEAGTRPRWPMIVLRTPKGWTGPRTVDGVPVEDTWRSHQVPLPATRDDPDHRAQLEQWLRSYRPDELFDEAGAPRPQVRSGAPAGTRRMSANPHANGGLLLRELTLPDFRDYGLAVDAPGTETHEATRALGTFLRDVLTANPDRFRLMGPDETASNRLDAVYETSDKVWLSATRPTDEHLSPDGRVMEVLSEHLCQGWLEGYLLTGRHGLFSCYEAFVHIVDSMFSQHAKWLSVSRQLPWRAPIASLNYLLTSHVWRQDHNGASHQDPGFIDLVANKRPEVVRVYLPPDANTLLSVADHCLRSRDYVNVIVAGKHPAPMYLDVGSAVAHCTRGLGIWEWAGTTTGEPDVVLACAGDVPTLETLAAADILRRELPHLAVRVVNVVDLMRLLPATDHPHGLTDAEFDTLFTADKPVIFAYHGYPWLIHRLTYRRTNHDEFHVRGFKDRGTTTTPFDMVMLNDLDRFRLVIDVIDRVATLGTRAAVLRQRMADARLAARRYTREHGEDDPQISQWRWPAPAR is encoded by the coding sequence ATGAGAGAGGTGAGCGCCGTGAACTCCGCGACCGAATCGTCGTCCGGGCCGCTATCCGACGAGGAGCTGGCGCGCCTGGACGCCTACTGGCGTGCCGCCAACTACCTCGCGGTGGGCCAGATCTACCTGCTGGACAATCCGCTGCTGCGGGCGCCGCTGGAGCCGGCCCACATCAAACCCCGGCTGTTGGGCCACTGGGGCACCACACCGGGGCTCAACCTGATCTATGCGCACCTGAACCGGATCATCCGCGAGCGTGACGCCAACCTGATCTATGTGACCGGCCCCGGTCACGGCGGTCCGGCGCTGGTGGCCAACGCCTATCTGGAGGGCACCTACAGCGAGATCTACACCGGCGCCGGCCAGGACACCGACGGGATGCGGACCCTGTTCCGCCAGTTCTCCTTCCCCGGCGGCATCCCCAGCCACACCGCCGCGGAGACACCGGGCTCGATCCACGAGGGCGGTGAGCTCGGATATGCGTTGGTGCACGCCTACGGCGCGGCCTTCGACAACCCCGACCTGGTGGTGGCGTGTGTGATCGGCGACGGGGAGGCCGAGACCGGTCCGCTGGCCGCCGGGTGGCATTCGAACAAATTCCTCAACCCGGCGCGCGACGGCGCGGTGCTGCCGATCCTGCACCTCAACGGCTACAAGATCGCCAACCCGACGGTGCTGGCGCGTATCCCCGCCGCGGAACTCGAGGCGCTTCTGACCGGCTACGGCTACGCCCCGATCACCGTCGCCGGCGACGACCCGGCGACGGTGCACCGGGAGTTGGCCGCCGCCCTCGACGACGCCTTCGACCGGATCGCCGCGATCCAGGCCGCCGCGCGCCGCGGCGGCGCCGAGGCCGGCACCCGCCCGCGCTGGCCGATGATCGTGCTGCGCACCCCCAAGGGGTGGACCGGGCCGCGCACCGTCGACGGAGTGCCGGTGGAGGACACCTGGCGCTCCCATCAGGTGCCGCTGCCGGCGACCCGCGACGACCCCGACCACCGCGCCCAGCTGGAGCAGTGGCTGCGCAGCTACCGGCCCGACGAACTGTTCGACGAGGCGGGGGCACCACGTCCGCAGGTGCGGTCCGGTGCCCCGGCCGGGACGCGGCGGATGAGCGCCAACCCGCACGCCAACGGCGGTCTGCTGCTGCGCGAGCTGACGCTGCCCGATTTCCGGGACTACGGGCTCGCGGTGGACGCGCCGGGCACCGAGACCCACGAGGCCACCCGGGCGTTGGGCACCTTCCTGCGCGACGTGCTGACCGCCAACCCCGACCGGTTCCGGCTGATGGGGCCCGACGAGACCGCCTCCAACCGCCTCGACGCCGTCTATGAGACCAGCGACAAGGTGTGGCTGTCGGCGACCCGCCCCACCGACGAGCATCTGTCGCCGGACGGCCGGGTGATGGAGGTGCTCTCCGAGCATCTGTGCCAGGGCTGGTTGGAGGGGTATCTGCTGACCGGCCGGCACGGGCTGTTCAGCTGTTACGAGGCGTTCGTGCACATCGTCGACTCGATGTTCAGCCAGCACGCCAAATGGCTGTCGGTGAGCCGCCAGCTGCCGTGGCGCGCGCCGATCGCCTCGCTGAACTACCTGCTGACCTCGCACGTGTGGCGCCAGGACCACAACGGCGCCTCCCACCAGGACCCCGGTTTCATCGACCTGGTCGCCAACAAGCGCCCCGAGGTCGTGCGGGTGTATCTGCCGCCGGACGCCAACACACTGCTGTCGGTCGCCGACCACTGCCTGCGCAGCCGTGACTACGTCAACGTCATCGTCGCCGGCAAACACCCGGCGCCGATGTACCTCGACGTCGGCAGCGCGGTCGCGCACTGCACCCGCGGGCTGGGCATCTGGGAGTGGGCGGGCACCACCACCGGCGAACCCGACGTGGTGTTGGCCTGCGCCGGCGACGTCCCCACCCTGGAGACCCTCGCCGCCGCCGACATCCTGCGCCGTGAGCTGCCGCATCTGGCGGTGCGAGTGGTCAACGTGGTCGACCTGATGCGGCTGCTGCCCGCCACCGACCATCCCCACGGGCTCACCGACGCCGAATTCGACACGCTGTTCACCGCCGACAAGCCGGTGATCTTCGCCTACCACGGCTACCCGTGGCTGATCCACCGGCTCACCTACCGGCGCACCAACCACGACGAGTTCCATGTGCGCGGGTTCAAAGACCGCGGCACCACCACCACCCCGTTCGACATGGTGATGCTCAACGACCTGGACCGTTTCCGTCTGGTGATCGACGTCATCGACCGGGTGGCGACGCTGGGGACGCGCGCGGCGGTGCTGCGTCAACGGATGGCCGATGCGCGGCTGGCGGCCCGGCGCTACACCCGCGAGCACGGCGAGGACGACCCGCAGATCAGCCAGTGGCGCTGGCCGGCGCCGGCCCGGTGA